A section of the Phaseolus vulgaris cultivar G19833 chromosome 8, P. vulgaris v2.0, whole genome shotgun sequence genome encodes:
- the LOC137823603 gene encoding 2-hydroxyacyl-CoA lyase: MEIDGNVLAAKSLVRFGVRHMFGVVGIPVTSLANRAVALGVRFIAFHNEQSAGYAASAYGYLTASPGVFLTVSGPGCVHGLAGLSNASVNTWPTVLISGSCNQNDVGRGDFQELNQIEATKPFSKLSVRASHISEIPACVAQVLEWAQSGRPGGCYLDLPTDVLHQKVSESEAEKLLTEVEKNRAKPEPYSISNSKIEEAVSLLRRAERPLIVFGKGAAYARAENALTKLVEATGIPFLPTPMGKGLLPDTHSLAATAARSLAIGKCDVALVVGARLNWLLHFGEPPKWSKDVKFILVDVSEEEIELRKPHLGLVGDAKHVIEVLNKEIKDDPFCLGSTHPWVQAISNKAKENVAKMEVQLGKDVVPFNFLTPMRIIRDAIAGLGSPAPIVVSEGANTMDVGRSVLVQTEPRTRLDAGTWGTMGVGLGYCIAAAVASPDRLVVAVEGDSGFGFSAIEVETLVRYQLPVVVIVFNNGGVYGGDRRRPEEIDGPHKGDPAPTDFVPNAGYHALIEAFGGKGYLVGTPDELKFALSESFSARKPAVINVVIDPFAGSESGRMQHKN; encoded by the exons ATGGAGATCGACGGCAACGTTCTCGCCGCGAAGTCGTTGGTCCGCTTCGGCGTGCGCCACATGTTCGGCGTGGTGGGAATTCCGGTGACGTCGCTGGCCAACCGCGCCGTTGCCCTTGGCGTCCGCTTCATCGCCTTCCACAATGAGCAGTCCGCGGGCTACGCCGCCTCCGCCTACGGCTACCTCACAGCGAGCCCCGGCGTTTTCCTCACCGTCTCCGGCCCCGGATGCGTTCACGGACTCGCCGGCCTCTCTAATGCCTCCGTCAACACCTGGCCCACCGTCTTGATCTCCGGCTCCTGCAACCAGAACGACGTCGGCCGCGGCGACTTTCAGGAACTCAACCAGATTGAAGCTACCAAACCCTTCTCCAAACTCTCCGTCAGAGCCTCCCACATCTCCGAAATCCCGGCCTGTGTGGCCCAAGTTTTGGAATGGGCCCAATCAGGCCGGCCTGGTGGGTGCTACTTAGATCTCCCCACCGATGTCTTACATCAAAAAGTATCAGAATCCGAAGCGGAAAAACTCTTAACTGAAGTAGAAAAAAACCGCGCGAAACCCGAACCTTATTCTATTTCCAATTCGAAGATCGAAGAAGCTGTTTCTCTGCTTAGACGTGCAGAGAGGCCGTTGATTGTGTTTGGAAAAGGAGCGGCGTACGCGCGTGCAGAGAACGCCCTTACGAAGCTGGTGGAGGCGACGGGGATTCCGTTTCTCCCCACTCCGATGGGGAAGGGGTTGTTGCCGGATACTCACTCGCTTGCTGCCACCGCTGCTAGGTCACTCGCGATTGGGAAGTGTGACGTGGCGCTTGTGGTTGGAGCGAGGTTGAATTGGCTTCTACACTTCGGTGAGCCACCGAAGTGGtcgaaggatgtgaagtttatcTTGGTTGATGTGAGTGAGGAGGAGATTGAGCTGAGAAAACCTCACTTGGGTTTGGTGGGTGATGCTAAGCACGTGATTGAGGTTTTGAATAAGGAGATTAAAGATGACCCGTTTTGCTTGGGGAGCACGCATCCGTGGGTGCAAGCGATTTCCAACAAGGCGAAGGAGAATGTGGCAAAGATGGAGGTTCAATTGGGAAAGGATGTTGTGCCGTTTAATTTCTTGACGCCTATGAGGATTATACGCGATGCTATCGCGGGTTTGGGAAGTCCTGCTCCTATAGTGGTTTCTGAAGGGGCAAATACCATGGATGTAGGAAGGTCTGTGTTAGTTCAGACCGAGCCCCGGACAAGATTGGATGCAGGCACGTGGGGGACCATGGGGGTTGGTCTTGGTTACTGCATTGCCGCCGCTGTTGCTTCTCCGGACCGGCTTGTGGTTGCCGTTGAAGGGGATTCTGGATTTGGGTTTAGTGCCATTGAAGTTGAG ACATTGGTTCGGTACCAGCTTCCTGTGGTTGTGATTGTTTTCAACAATGGTGGTGTATATGGTGGTGACCGCAGACGCCCAGAGGAGATAGACGGACCTCACAAAGGTGATCCTGCCCCCACAGATTTTGTCCCTAATGCAGGGTACCATGCTTTGATAGAAGCTTTTGGCGGAAAGGGGTATCTTGTTGGAACGCCGGATGAACTCAAGTTTGCTCTTTCAGAATCGTTCTCTGCTCGGAAACCAGCTGTAATAAATGTTGTGATCGACCCCTTTGCTGGTTCAGAGAGTGGGAGGATGCAACACAAAAATTGA
- the LOC137823602 gene encoding uncharacterized protein At1g65710-like: protein MGTCLSKKNGSSSTSSNTVSHSENCVSVTLSKPTDPEVSLKKKTLQEKHDPEAAPQDEGEVRKEVFIIKHRKSHDDRERTTTSKSPPFVVQSPAPQQGDGASSSNEESMVNKFAPSTPNVGLGVRTSSCTKEEVDAILIQCGRLSRSSSCRKYSGSKRSFDFDNCDNDTPSAEDDQRRAKGSGSEENDVAAESRRHRQSPRRSQGRRRTPSRERDQSTGKERRLSRSPGRRSSDTSANASNNNASSRPGKMVSVPPTVSSLAMDKSNNCGGESGTKRITVKRNVGDVGSRGAASPRTQSPARVNGNVASARVLSENQQHQQPSLSRNNSSRKAEQSPYRRNPLSEVDNNSKVQQNKPKTEAEAMQKPNGRVALEKGVTVNCKTKEHHEDVSLDSAVVKTTVASSGVDNLKPQGLTRSRSSRRSRDLDINPESVVNVNPTHSYASLLLEDIQNFHQKNTPQQPSSTSLPACLTKACSIIEAVGDLSYTTSSNFSGAFSEDRKSPSTQQSFRNGYYGKKVQGSKDPFVESEVDVGDDVMEPSLHKYVTVKRGSAVVDMDDQESSGSNSFTVSSSGQHHWGAISCSSWEPNSADSTDSWTSRLSSREEGQKSLECKVSSDIKKKKNLNSKRTDCDHEHSSGIGRGRLGSDKGVCV from the exons ATGGGTACATGTTTGAGCAAGAAGAATGGGTCCTCCTCTACTTCATCCAACACAGTTTCTCATTCTGAGAACTGTGTCAGTGTCACCTTGTCCAAACCCACTGACCCGGAGGTGAGCCTCAAGAAGAAGACACTGCAAGAGAAACATGACCCTGAAGCAGCACCACAAGATGAAGGTGAAGTGAGGAAAGAGGTATTCATCATCAAACACAGGAAGAGCCATGATGATAGGGAAAGAACAACAACCTCCAAATCCCCACCTTTTGTTGTTCAGTCACCAGCACCACAACAAGGTGATGGGGCCTCCTCCAGCAATGAAGAATCAATGGTTAACAAGTTTGCGCCTTCCACTCCAAACGTTGGTTTGGGAGTGAGGACTTCAAGCTGCACCAAAGAAGAGGTGGATGCAATTCTGATCCAGTGTGGGAGGCTCAGCAGAAGCAGCTCTTGTAGAAAGTACTCAGGCTCTAAGAGAAGTTTTGATTTTGATAACTGTGACAATGACACACCTTCTGCTGAGGATGACCAAAGGAGAGCCAAGGGCAGTGGCAGTGAGGAGAACGATGTGGCAGCGGAGAGCCGCCGCCACCGCCAGTCCCCCAGGCGTTCTCAGGGAAGGAGAAGAACCCCAAGTAGGGAAAGAGACCAATCCACTGGCAAAGAAAGAAGATTGAGTAGGTCTCCTGGTAGAAGATCATCTGACACTTCTGCAAATGCAAGCAACAACAATGCAAGTTCTAGGCCTGGGAAAATGGTGTCCGTTCCCCCCACTGTTTCCTCTTTGGCTATGGATAAGAGTAACAATTGTGGTGGAGAATCTGGCACCAAGAGGATCACTGTTAAGAGAAATGTTGGAGATGTTGGCTCAAGGGGTGCCGCATCACCACGTACTCAGTCTCCTGCAAGAGTTAATGGGAATGTGGCAAGTGCTAGAGTGTTGAGTGAGAATCAGCAGCACCAACAACCCTCTCTTAGCCGTAATAACTCCTCAAGGAAAGCAGAACAATCTCCTTACAGAAGAAACCCTCTTAGTGAGGTTGATAATAACAGCAAGGTACAACAAAACAAGCCCAAAACTGAAGCAGAAGCCATGCAG AAACCAAATGGCAGAGTTGCACTGGAGAAGGGTGTGACTGTGAATTGCAAGACAAAGGAGCACCATGAGGACGTGTCTTTAGACAGTGCTGTGGTGAAGACAACGGTGGCGTCATCAGGGGTTGACAACCTTAAACCCCAAGGTTTAACAAGAAGCAGATCTTCTAGAAGATCTAGAGACCTAGACATCAATCCTGAATCTGTGGTGAATGTGAATCCTACACATTCCTATGCCTCCCTACTGCTTGAGGACATCCAGAACTTCCATCAAAAGAACACACCACAACAACCTTCTTCTACATCTCTCCCAGCTTGTCTAACCAAGGCTTGCTCTATCATTGAAGCTGTTGGCGATCTCAGCTACACCACCAGCTCCAATTTCTCCGGTGCCTTCTCTGAGGACAGAAAAAGTCCATCCACTCAACAATCTTTCAGGAATGGGTACTACGGAAAGAAAGTGCAAGGTTCCAAGGACCCTTTTGTGGAATCTGAGGTAGATGTTGGTGATGATGTGATGGAACCGAGTTTGCACAAGTATGTGACGGTGAAGAGGGGTAGTGCGGTAGTTGACATGGATGACCAAGAGTCTTCAGGAAGCAACAGCTTCACTGTGAGCAGCAGTGGCCAACATCACTGGGGGGCCATTTCTTGCTCTTCATGGGAACCAAACTCTGCTGACTCAACAGATAGCTGGACTTCAAGATTGAGCTCAAGAGAAGAGGGACAGAAAAGTTTGGAATGTAAAGTGTCCTCTGatatcaagaagaagaagaatttgAATAGCAAAAGAACAGACTGTGATCACGAACACAGCAGTGGCATTGGACGTGGCAGGCTTGGTTCTGATaagggtgtgtgtgtgtga
- the LOC137823605 gene encoding CBS domain-containing protein CBSX3, mitochondrial isoform X1: MIQKYREGPTFTVIVRFEEQVKCCHCLTRVGLSSAILSTRRSITLSLSLSQPSPYSLTAKMQGGLRSFLSHGNVIKNAVLQRVRMVNPLLQPIASSRFESVTPARIEEHGFESTTIADIMKDKGKGADGSWLWCTTDDTVYNAVKSMTQNNVGALVVVKPDENKAIAGIITERDYLRKIIVQGRSSKSTKVGDIMTEENKLITVTPNTRVLQAMQLMTDNRIRHIPVIDEKGMIGMVSIGDVVRAVVREHRQEVERLSAFIQGGY; this comes from the exons ATGATCCAAAAGTATAGAGAGGGCCCCACTTTCACGGTTATTGTGAGATTTGAGGAACAGGTCAAGTGTTGTCATTGTCTTACGAGGGTAGGGCTCAGCTCAGCCATTCTATCTACACGCCGCTCCATCACACTCTCACTCTCTCTTTCACAACCTTCACCTTACTCTCtg ACAGCTAAAATGCAAGGAGGATTGAGATCATTTTTGTCCCACGGGAATGTCATAAAAAATGCTGTTCTGCAACGGGTTCGCATGGTGAACCCCCTGTTACAGCCAATCGCCTCCTCACGGTTTGAATCTGTTACACCTGCTCGCATTGAGGAACATGGTTTTGAGAGCACAACAATTGCAGACATCATGAAAGATAAAGGCAAGGGTGCAGATGGCTCCTGGCTTTGGTGCACCACAGATGATACTGTTTACAATGCTGTTAAATCG ATGACCCAAAACAATGTTGGAGCTCTGGTTGTGGTGAAACCTGATGAGAATAAGGCAATTGCGGGGATTATAACGGAAAGAG ATTACCTGAGAAAGATCATCGTGCAGGGAAGATCTTCCAAGTCTACTAAGGTTGGAGATATTATGACTGAGGAG AACAAGCTTATCACAGTCACCCCTAATACCAGAGTTCTACAGGCTATGCAACTGATGACTG ATAACAGAATCAGGCACATTCCTGTCATTGATGAAAAGGGGATGATTGGCATGGTGTCCATTGGAGATGTAGTTCGTGCTGTGGTGCGTGAGCACCGTCAAGAGGTTGAACGTTTGAGTGCTTTCATACAAGGGGGTTATTAG
- the LOC137825615 gene encoding NDR1/HIN1-like protein 6 gives MTCSKRVCVNLCFCLCVYIYIYTYLFQTEGKRNQPNQPQAQLHCEIVLNQIKMAADPQKIHPVHDVEAPNQPSAPLVPRSMSKSDAGDPERGVQQQQQHPPQHTIPVMHSRPPKKRRSCCCRFFCWLISILLILIVAIAITVGILYLVFRPKVPKYSVDELRVTQFDTSDNNSLSATFNLTITARNPNKKIGIYYEGGSHISSWYEDTKLCEGSLPKFYQGHRNTTVLSIPLTGQTQDATGLQSSLQQQLQETGNVPLNLKVNQPVRIKLGKLKLFTIKFRIRCNIVVDNLTANSSIRIQSSSCKFRFRL, from the coding sequence ATGACTTGCTCAAAACGTGTTTGTGTCAACCTTTGCTTCTgtttgtgtgtgtatatatatatatatacatatttattcCAAACAGAAGGTAAAAGAAACCAACCAAACCAACCTCAAGCACAACTTCATTGTGAGATTGTCCTAAACCAGATCAAGATGGCTGCAGACCCTCAGAAAATTCACCCTGTCCATGATGTTGAGGCACCAAACCAGCCTTCAGCACCCTTGGTGCCAAGAAGCATGTCTAAATCTGATGCAGGTGATCCAGAGAGAGGAgtgcaacaacaacaacaacatccTCCACAGCACACCATTCCTGTGATGCATTCAAGGCCaccaaagaaaagaagaagctGCTGCTGCAGGTTTTTCTGTTGGTTGATAAGCATATTGCTGATTCTGATTGTGGCCATTGCCATCACAGTTGGGATATTATACCTTGTGTTCAGACCAAAGGTTCCAAAGTACTCAGTGGATGAGCTCAGAGTCACACAGTTTGATACCTCTGACAACAACAGTTTATCTGCCACTTTCAACTTGACAATCACTGCCAGAAACCCTAACAAGAAGATTGGAATATACTATGAAGGTGGCAGCCACATAAGTTCTTGGTACGAGGACACAAAACTATGTGAAGGGTCTTTACCAAAGTTCTACCAAGGTCACCGCAACACCACAGTGCTTAGCATCCCTCTCACTGGCCAAACACAAGATGCTACTGGCCTGCAAAGTAGCCTTCAGCAGCAGCTGCAGGAAACTGGAAATGTGCCCCTCAATTTGAAGGTGAACCAGCCTGTGAGGATCAAGCTTGGGAAGTTGAAACTGTTCACAATCAAGTTCAGGATTAGGTGCAACATTGTGGTGGACAACCTTACTGCTAATAGTTCTATTAGAATTCAGAGCAGTAGTTGTAAATTCAGGTTTAGGctgtga
- the LOC137823605 gene encoding CBS domain-containing protein CBSX3, mitochondrial isoform X2, with protein MQGGLRSFLSHGNVIKNAVLQRVRMVNPLLQPIASSRFESVTPARIEEHGFESTTIADIMKDKGKGADGSWLWCTTDDTVYNAVKSMTQNNVGALVVVKPDENKAIAGIITERDYLRKIIVQGRSSKSTKVGDIMTEENKLITVTPNTRVLQAMQLMTDNRIRHIPVIDEKGMIGMVSIGDVVRAVVREHRQEVERLSAFIQGGY; from the exons ATGCAAGGAGGATTGAGATCATTTTTGTCCCACGGGAATGTCATAAAAAATGCTGTTCTGCAACGGGTTCGCATGGTGAACCCCCTGTTACAGCCAATCGCCTCCTCACGGTTTGAATCTGTTACACCTGCTCGCATTGAGGAACATGGTTTTGAGAGCACAACAATTGCAGACATCATGAAAGATAAAGGCAAGGGTGCAGATGGCTCCTGGCTTTGGTGCACCACAGATGATACTGTTTACAATGCTGTTAAATCG ATGACCCAAAACAATGTTGGAGCTCTGGTTGTGGTGAAACCTGATGAGAATAAGGCAATTGCGGGGATTATAACGGAAAGAG ATTACCTGAGAAAGATCATCGTGCAGGGAAGATCTTCCAAGTCTACTAAGGTTGGAGATATTATGACTGAGGAG AACAAGCTTATCACAGTCACCCCTAATACCAGAGTTCTACAGGCTATGCAACTGATGACTG ATAACAGAATCAGGCACATTCCTGTCATTGATGAAAAGGGGATGATTGGCATGGTGTCCATTGGAGATGTAGTTCGTGCTGTGGTGCGTGAGCACCGTCAAGAGGTTGAACGTTTGAGTGCTTTCATACAAGGGGGTTATTAG
- the LOC137825614 gene encoding nibrin homolog, with the protein MVWGLFPVDPLSGEDNYYIFKTGIYKVGRKGCDVIITKDKGVSRVHAEIIVNKMNLVNPLPNECSHLSPSIHIRDCSKYGTFISKNVGPKKKVHELPNKQTPLEDGDLVSFGTGSATYKFCHVPLVFFICCSNKVDLQEKISSIGASFTHTLGEGCTHVLVDQLMPLKKDLVDAVVAKKSCVLQNWLEFFAEKNISTEIPSCHSYIPTVSVDGESIKIADPRSREDCMKGYTFLLESEHLYKFRDQLKSLLEVAGAKVVSAGDFCSNSQASNYGEDNRVVCVIPEGPACKTNLFDKLSSLLRVSEMDILCAAFSGQLDLSTFKSPCILVSSSCSTDETIVADSDTEVETATSARSTEALSNDNNVKCGKTEEIYDDSCTLDKRKHDSIEASSDDVLTRLHDIKRAKTETSLDGASVRSHATSFSNDNVGVKVKKDKVDDNETGNSDVVYSQHLIVRDTNIRSSVSTAPDSSFPNFKCFRKAHTQSGNSFDNLVPFAKYPYKDSDCGDDEMSELVKEEKRRKKMEAVADDLFNNEKTRKRGTGGSRGTVGSLRSILSS; encoded by the exons ATGGTGTGGGGACTCTTCCCCGTTGATCCTCTTTCAG GTGAAGATAACTACTATATTTTCAAAACTGGAATTTACAAAGTTGGTCGAAAAG GTTGTGATGTGATAATCACTAAAGATAAAGGTGTTTCTCGGGTTCATgcagaaataattgttaataaaatgAACCTGGTAAATCCTTTACCAAATGAATGTTCTCATTTGTCACCCAGTATACATATTAGAGATTGCTCCAAGTATGGGACATTTATTAGCAAGAATGTTGGGCCCAAGAAAAAAGTTCATGAGCTACCAAACAAGCAAACGCCACTAGAGGATGGCGACCTTGTTTCTTTTGGCACTGGTAGTGCTACCTACAA GTTTTGCCATGTACCCCTCGTTTTTTTCATCTGTTGCTCAAATAAAGTGGATCTTCAAGAGAAAATTTCATCAATTG GTGCTAGTTTTACTCATACCTTAGGTGAAGGGTGCACACATGTGCTGGTAGATCAACTCATGCCGTTGAAGAAGGATCTTGTTGATGCTGTTGTGGCAAAAAAATCTTGTGTTCTCCAAAATTGGCTTGAG TTTTTTGCAGAAAAGAATATCAGCACCGAAATTCCTAGCTGTCATTC ATATATTCCAACAGTGTCAGTGGACGGAGAATCTATTAAAATTGCTGACCCCAGGTCGCGTGAAGATTGCATGAAAGGATACACATTTTTGTTGGAATCTGAgcatttg TATAAATTTCGGGATCAGCTAAAATCTTTATTGGAGGTGGCTGGTGCAAAAGTTGTTTCCGCTGGAGATTTTTGTTCAAATAGTCAA GCTTCAAATTACGGAGAGGATAATCGTGTGGTTTGTGTCATCCCAGAAGGACCAGCATGCAAGACTAATCTTTTTGATAAACTGAGTTCCTTGCTTAGAGTTAGTGAGATGGATATACTTTGTGCTGCTTTCAGTGGACAGCTAGATCTGTCTACCTTTAAATCACCATGCA TACTTGTTTCGTCTTCATGCTCTACAGATGAGACAATTGTAGCAGATTCAGATACTGAAGTTGAAACAGCCACATCAGCGCGCTCAACTGAGGCATTAAGCAACGACAATAATGTAAAATGTGGAAAAACAGAAGAAATATATGATGATTCTTGCACTTTGGATAAGAGAAAACATGATAGTATAGAGGCATCCTCAGATGATGTTTTAACCAGATTGCATGACATTAAACGTGCAAAAACAGAAACATCCTTGGATGGTGCTTCTGTCAGATCACATGCTACCAGCTTCAGTAACGATAATGTTGGTGTCAAAGTAAAGAAAGACAAGGTTGATGATAATGAAACTGGAAATTCAGATGTTGTTTATAGCCAACATTTAATTGTTCGAGATACAAACATACGGAGTAGCGTAAGCACTGCACCAGACAGCAGTTTTCCAAATTTTAAATGTTTCAGAAAG GCACACACTCAATCTGGTAATAGCTTTGACAATCTTGTTCCATTTGCAAAATATCCATACAA GGATTCTGACTGCGGGGATGACGAAATGTCTGAGTTAGTGAAGGAGGAAAAAAGGCGAAAGAAAATGGAAGCTGTCGCAGATGACCTATTTAATAATGAGAAG ACAAGGAAACGAGGCACAGGTGGTTCACGAGGCACTGTTGGTTCTCTTCGTAGCATTCTTTCTTCATGA
- the LOC137826102 gene encoding uncharacterized protein isoform X1 — translation MESTSSFGSFSFYEYASPSKVVLWLASIFSGIILCVIAYTSTAILSSLLFKGYGKLSSAEKIEWNNRGFSTFHALFVSSASFYLVILSDVFIAKSHDDIVINKSSRLSDTVLGISIGYFLTDLAMVLWNFPALGGLEYVLHHGLSIGSITLSLISGQVHIYILMVLFSESTTPFVNLRWYLDIAGLKSSKLYIWNGIALFFGWLVARIFLFMFLFYHIWTRLAEVKEVFLFGFYTLIMVPSVLAVLNIFWFWKIAKGMVKTLTKAKHKGA, via the exons ATGGAATCCACTTCTTCTTTTGGTTCATTCTCCTTTTATGAGTATGCTAGTCCAAGCAAAGTAGTCCTATGGCTGGCATCTATCTTCTCTGGCATCATCTTGTGTGTTATT GCTTATACATCAACTGCTATTTTGAGTTCTTTGTTGTTCAAGGGATATGGAAAATTGAGCAGTGCAGAGAAAATTGAATGGAATAACAG GGGATTCTCTACGTTTCATGCTCTTTTTGTATCATCTGCATCTTTCTACCTCGTCATCTTATCAGATGTCTTCATTGCGAAATCACACGACGACATAGTTATTAATAAATCATCAAGGTTATCAGATACAGTATTGGGG ATTTCTATTGGTTATTTTCTAACAGATCTGGCTATGGTTCTTTGGAATTTTCCAGCTTTAGGGGGTCTTGAATAT GTTCTACACCACGGGCTATCCATAGGTTCCATTACACTATCCCTGATAAGTGGTCAAGTTCATATCTACATACTAATGGTTCTTTTCTCTGAGAGCACTACTCCTTTTGTAAATCTTAGATG GTACTTGGATATTGCTGGCCTTAAGAGTTCCAAACTTTACATTTGGAATGGCATTGCATTGTTCTTCGGGTGGTTG GTTGCAAGGATTTTCCTGTTCATGTTCCTTTTTTACCATATATGGACCCGTTTGGCTGAG GTGAAGGAGGTCTTTCTTTTCGGCTTTTACACCTTGATTATGGTGCCTTCTGTGTTGGCAGTGTTGAACATATTTTGGTTCTGGAAAATTGCAAAGGGCATGGTTAAAACTCTCACTAAAGCAAAGCACAAGGGAGCATGA
- the LOC137823604 gene encoding deoxyuridine 5'-triphosphate nucleotidohydrolase, translating into MAGKFGVIRTLGAFSLPLPLPPLLYKPYPPFQPPSSILTVQSHRLVSIMAQPQPETHATNGSCQPSPKIPKLHQNDDVSSTPPFLRVKKLSDKAVLPSRASPLSAGYDLSSAVETKVPARGKALVATDISIAIPEGTYARVAPRSGLAWKHSIDVGAGVIDADYRGPVGVILFNHSDVDFEVKVGDRVAQLIIEKIVTPSVTEVEDLDETLRGEGGFGSTGV; encoded by the exons atggcGGGAAAATTTGGTGTTATTAGAACATTGGGCGCCTTTTcccttcctcttcctcttcctcctcttctATATAAACCCTACCCTCCATTTCAACCTCCTTCATCAATTCTAACCGTTCAAAGTCATCGCCTTGTTTCTATAATGGCTCAACCTCAACCAGAGACTCACGCCACCAACGGCTCCTGCCAGCCATCGCCCAAAATCCCAAAACTCCACCAAAACGACGACGTTTCCTCGACCCCTCCCTTTCTACGCGTCAAAAAGCTCTCCGACAAGGCCGTTTTGCCCTCCAGGGCTTCCCCTCTCTCCGCCGGTTACGATCTCTCTAG CGCCGTGGAGACGAAGGTGCCGGCCAGAGGAAAGGCTCTGGTAGCCACTGACATCAGCATCGCGATTCCAGAAGGGACCTACGCGCGCGTTG CTCCACGATCCGGGTTGGCATGGAAGCACTCGATCGACGTGGGTGCTGGGGTGATTGACGCGGATTACAGGGGCCCGGTTGGTGTGATACTGTTCAACCATTCGGATGTTGATTTTGAAGTGAAGGTTGGAGACAGGGTTGCGCAACTCATCATTGAGAAGATTGTGACTCCGAGTGTTACCGAGGTTGAAGATTTGGACGAAACTTTGAGAGGTGAAGGTGGGTTTGGATCCACTGGGGTTTGA
- the LOC137826102 gene encoding uncharacterized protein isoform X2 translates to MESTSSFGSFSFYEYASPSKVVLWLASIFSGIILCVIAYTSTAILSSLLFKGYGKLSSAEKIEWNNRGFSTFHALFVSSASFYLVILSDVFIAKSHDDIVINKSSRLSDTVLGISIGYFLTDLAMVLWNFPALGGLEYVLHHGLSIGSITLSLISGQVHIYILMVLFSESTTPFVNLRWYLDIAGLKSSKLYIWNGIALFFGWLQGFSCSCSFFTIYGPVWLR, encoded by the exons ATGGAATCCACTTCTTCTTTTGGTTCATTCTCCTTTTATGAGTATGCTAGTCCAAGCAAAGTAGTCCTATGGCTGGCATCTATCTTCTCTGGCATCATCTTGTGTGTTATT GCTTATACATCAACTGCTATTTTGAGTTCTTTGTTGTTCAAGGGATATGGAAAATTGAGCAGTGCAGAGAAAATTGAATGGAATAACAG GGGATTCTCTACGTTTCATGCTCTTTTTGTATCATCTGCATCTTTCTACCTCGTCATCTTATCAGATGTCTTCATTGCGAAATCACACGACGACATAGTTATTAATAAATCATCAAGGTTATCAGATACAGTATTGGGG ATTTCTATTGGTTATTTTCTAACAGATCTGGCTATGGTTCTTTGGAATTTTCCAGCTTTAGGGGGTCTTGAATAT GTTCTACACCACGGGCTATCCATAGGTTCCATTACACTATCCCTGATAAGTGGTCAAGTTCATATCTACATACTAATGGTTCTTTTCTCTGAGAGCACTACTCCTTTTGTAAATCTTAGATG GTACTTGGATATTGCTGGCCTTAAGAGTTCCAAACTTTACATTTGGAATGGCATTGCATTGTTCTTCGGGTG GTTGCAAGGATTTTCCTGTTCATGTTCCTTTTTTACCATATATGGACCCGTTTGGCTGAG GTGA